The DNA segment TTTCGCCCGCCAAAGGGTAGTGACTGCTCTGCATAGTCGTACAAACTAATCCTACCTGCCTTTTGGTTTTTCCTTCACCCCTCATCCATCGCACTCACGCAGGGGGGGTGCAGATTTTCCTTTCAGGTGGAAAACCTTGCCTTGGGACGGAGGCGGGGAGAGTTTTTTTGCCTCTCATCACACGGCAGACGGACGGTTGGCGTTTGGACAGGATTAACAATCTCGGGGCATGCGACTCAGACGGAGCGCTAGCTAGCTAGCTTTGCTTGGACGTTGGTGCGCACAACACCCCCCGGCGATTGCGATTTATAGCCCATGCAATAGGGCAATGGTACGGGTGCATCGTGTGATCGTGTGTTTAGAGGTTGTTGCATTGGGTTTGTTTGCCCCTTGGCGAGTGAGATTTCACACCGCGGCCACGGAATGTCCTTTCTGAGGACTGAGATTTGACGTTGTTGGTAAGGGTTTCATTTAGGTGAGTTTCCGATGGCTCTTTAACGACGGTTGGAGCTTTCGATTAGACAacattaacgtattttctctGATTTTTTGTATAAGATTCCAACTGGTGTCATGAACCAAGTATTTGAGGATAAATAGGGAATGTACAATGCTCCAATAAGCATATCGTGCTGTATAGATTGCATACTTTGCGGCGGATTTCTCAATGCAGGTTTTCACTGTGTTATCACCTTATTGATATTATAAATTTGAATCAAAAGATCATTAAATAGATTGTAAACGAACATTTGCTCATTGGTGGTCATTTGCTGATTGGTGGAGTTCATTGCTGACGACACAAATTCTTTATTTTTGTGCCAATGATGACTCACTAcagtcatttttttttaagtttcaGTTATTCCCGTGCttggaaaacaaagcaaaaaagttAAACACTTTTCGATAAAAAGATATTAATTGTATGATACGAACGATATCCCTTCGCTTATCACAGTGGaaacattgtaaaaataaCTGAACCTGCGCTCTGCTTGCACCTTAATCTACTTAGACACAGCTCATAAATTACGCAATTGCCCATTGCCGGATTTCTCGATGATAGATCGATGTAGCACGACCCGTGCCGTACCCCGCACACAACATTACCTAGACATTACCGATGCGGCCATCTATCTCTTGATTAGTGCGGCTGCTAATGATCATCCATCCAGCCAAACGGCCACCACAGTAACCAATCGTTCGGAAAGGGAAGTGAGCGAACGTTTGCAAACCGTCGTATCAATACACCCAGAGTAAATCACCCTTTCACGGGGATAGGCATAATGGGGCCCGCTCACACAAAGTGACCGACCATCATCGCGGCTTCCGTTTGAAAAGATTTGAAGCGTTTGTGCCGAACGAACGAGTGCTCGCGCGGGGGTGTTCGATTAAACAGGCGATTTTACTTTTATGCTGCATAGACACACGAGGATCGGTGGTTTGAAACGGTCATGAACGGTCTATTAAATGTAAAACTCTATTGGCAAAGAAAGTGCATTGGCATTGTTCGCGTGCTGCTCGGGAGGGCATGCGCGTgagtgcgtgagtgtgtggcgTGTCCGTGCAATCAGCTGCACCGTTGAACGAGCCCAAGTGCCTGTCCTGTCAGATGAGCAGATCCCTTAATGGTGCTTTCCTTTCCTGCACGTGCTGTTATGGGTCCTTCTCGTTGTCGCATCATTAATAATAATCGAGCGGTTGAAGTGATGCTTGAAACTTGCCTGCGTCTTGATCATCCAATTTCAGCTTAACAAATTAAAGGTTTATgggcttagcaaatagaaacAAATAGCTAACAATGCAAGCGAATGTGATAAATAATCACTTGTTTAGCGCATCGACCAATTTATTTACTATATATTTTATGActcatttcctttttcttaCAAGCTTGATGGTAAAACACAAATGAACAcatatgtttaatttaaactttATAGCTCACACGTTATTTACAACTTTCTTAATCGCATCCCAATTACTTTATTGAGCAAGCGGTCATTTTAATTGAAGTCAAGTTcacgcaagaaaaaaaaacaaaaccaaacgaacaacgataaataataaaatcatgTTCCATGCCCTAATGAGCTAATCTAAGCCCTGCCACAAACGCATAATGCACAACTGCATCGCCCGAACAAGCTGCCAGTATGTAAAACGCTTCCCCACAGCCGACTTACGttacttttttatatttttcttacTCTTTCCCTGACGTGGCTTCTTCAATTTCATTCACGCGCAGACGGCCGATGAGGTTAGTGAACGTTGGTTTCAGTTTTTAGCGAACCATCCGCCCAAGTATGTTGTTTCACTTTCACGTGGAAAATGGCCGGACTTTGCAGGGCGCAAGTGGTGTTTGttatgctgttgtttttttctctctctcattacCAATAaagaattttaatattttaaatggaACGCATTTGCTTTGTCCAATAGAGTATGGTTTGCGGTGTGCGTGTTGCTTAAAGTGTTGCAATTATGCATGCCTATTTGAAGGAgtcaaagagagagaaaaaaaaacaagtgaaaCGGAACGATTATGAGTTGTATGAAAAGCTAAATTCATTATTGCTTTATTGGTTTGACAAAGAGtaacaaaaacatatttatcaATCCACTACTTTTTCTTTCAATATCCTCTGATTTCTTAGAGATGCATCGTAGATTGCATACCTTGTGAGCAGCGTGCAAAATGTACATGTATGCAATCTGCACGACACCTGAAAACATCAGATTATCTTCGTACAGATTCATACCATTGTTTGGTAAATCTCCTTCCTCTTTCTTTTGTCATTAACGCAGTCATGCCAATCTGTTTCGTCTATGACGATTTTCTCTCGGATGAGCTCGTTGCGCTAGTATGGCATGGCCAGGTTGTCTACCTCCAAGTTACTCGGTACAAAGCCGCATATTTTCATCCTTACAACCGTCTGATTTCTGGCAATTGCTTCAATACCTATTTCAAGcttcgttcgaatctcacaggaATCTGAGGCAAGGTGACGAAATCTCCTCTCTGCTCTTCACCATCGCCAACgaaggtgtcattcgaagcgcggtgctagacaacgacatctgacggtggcgaaggctggcaggatacgatggtgGGGAATGTTATGAAgttgccggactcatgccccaccaagatagtgatcgacagcgatccccatttcggcataaggcgcagAGATCGGATATctggatgggaggctgcagccaggggCCGAGCATCCTTGAGAAttattgttgaccgggccatgtcacatcgacgagctctatcgtgagcaggccaactagagagagaaggagagtgaGCGAACTGCGGGATGCTGGCCTTTGCCACATACCTACTTGGTATATGAGTTCATAAAtaacagaacaaaaagaacCAGCAAAGTTTAATGTTTCGCTAATCAATAGATTTATTTAATAACTGGTATGTTTCATCATTTACAAGTTAATAGTTACATTGCTGTTATGCATTTCTTTAGCTTATCCTTCCTGTCCTCCTCGCACGACGTCTGAAGTGTCCATTTCGTTCTCACTTTTCATATGCTAAGACTCCTCTCCTGACAATCCCATTGTATCGATCATCGCTAAATACttttgttccttttcaacaTGTAAATGACAGTGTACCTCCTTACAACGGTAACTTTGTCGTGCAGATTGCATGACTTTAGGCGCTTCATTCATTCATCCCACCGTCTCCGTTGATCATCCATCTACGTACGACGCTACTAAACGCTgctattaataatttaaatacaaaaaacagaCTGAAAACACACTCCTGCCAAAGAAGCATTCCTACACGTGTGCATCATCGCCAGCACTGGTCGTGCGGGGGTATTTCACTAGAACTTCACTAAACTGCTAAACGGGTGTCGGACAACCAGACAGACCGACCTAGGCAACCATCCGCGGACTCGGACTAGTGGGGCTCATTGCGGTGGCCGTCATCATTCCACCCTCGTCCGCCGGCGTCGTGCggctcttcttcttcatgcGCTGCACCATCTTGTTCACCTTGCGGAACTCGTCCTCGGTGTAGGGTGCGGGCGAACCGGCCGCATCCCGTTTGCTCGACGCTTTCGAGCCGCTTCGCGAGCGGCTGCCACCGGCCGCCATCCGGGAGCCGCGCGATCCGGACCCGTGATGGCCGGACGAGGAAGAGTGGGCGTGGTAGTTGTACAGCCGCTTGGGTTTCTGCGTGATCGCCACCACCTGCTCGGTGTTGTAGTGCGGCGAAGCCGTTTCACTCCGGTCTGTCGTTGCCTGCGGGCCGACCGACTCCACGAACGATTTGTCCTCGAAGTAGGACGCCTGGGATGGGTACACTTCCTGCAGTAtgtactgctgctgatgctgctgctgttgatgatgatggtggacgTCTtcatgatgctgctgctgctgctgctgatgatggtagTGTTCGTGCTGTAATGCTTCCTGCTGAAGTTCCGTCTTCAGGGAGGGACTTTTGTAGATGACGCGCGTATGCTTGTGGCTGGGATAGTTCTCGACCAGCTTCGGCTCGGGCAGATACTcttcctcctgctgctgcggcggcatatggtgatggtggtactCGGCAAAGTTGGGATACTTCTTCGGTGGCTGATGCTGCCggtgatgctgatgctggtggTACGCCtcttcgtgcgtgtgtgcgtgcgttggCGTCTCGGGCACTGGAGTGACAAAGTTTACCATCGGCTTCTCGTACACGTACTGCGTCTCATGTTCGGCCCCGTGCCCGCTGGGCTGCTGCGCCACGTACTGGTACTGGATCTGCTGATGTTCGGGCGCGTGCGACTGCTCGTGCTGCTCGTGGACTTGGGCGTGCTGCTCCGGATGGTAGGTTTGGTAGTGATAGGCGGGCTCTGGCGCGGCCGTACTGTGGAACGTTACGTGCGTTGGCGTGACGGTCGTTTTCCGATGCTTGGTAGGCCGGGGCGACGGAGCTTTGGGAGCGTCGTAGTACTGCTCCGGCAGCGGGACGTACGTATTTTGATGCGTGCGAATCATCGGTACGTAGGCGATCTCGGTTGGATAGACCGGATCGGGCTGGCTGTATTTTGTCTTCGTGTGATGctcgtgatgctgctgctgctgctgcaactcttcctgctgctgttgctggtggtgatggtgagcATGCACCTCCTGCTCCTGCACAtagtgctgctgatgttgtacttgctgctgctgctggtgatgatgctgttcatactgctgttgctgctgatatTCATGCTCTTCCAGCTCCTTGTACAGCTGGGCGGCCCGAATTTCCAGATACTGCTGCAACAGTGCCTGCAGATGTGCCGCATACTTGGAAGGGCCAGGAATCTTCAGCACAATCACCGGCGAATCGTCCTCCTGGTGGAACAGCTGCTTAGGCTGCTGGCCCGAATGATGCTGCTGAtagtactgctgctgctgctggtgctggtgctgctcgtGCGAGTACTGCTGCGTCGGATAGACTTGGTACACCTCCTCGATCGGTTTCAGCTCGTAGCTGTGCGAGGGCGTG comes from the Anopheles coluzzii chromosome 2, AcolN3, whole genome shotgun sequence genome and includes:
- the LOC120952100 gene encoding myb-like protein Q produces the protein MRWQIVLLLVSVAVASGEKKLEKRPTKKAHSVKPTKTPKSILEEFTALPPADVDFIKELDRQFKEHGDKIRIKVERSNGTDGKNIKRTIDGELGYGHYSNQADTGYHFSKPKYMIYPYSQHDIPPVRSTHSTHETVTDIEITPSHSYELKPIEEVYQVYPTQQYSHEQHQHQQQQQYYQQHHSGQQPKQLFHQEDDSPVIVLKIPGPSKYAAHLQALLQQYLEIRAAQLYKELEEHEYQQQQQYEQHHHQQQQQVQHQQHYVQEQEVHAHHHHQQQQQEELQQQQQHHEHHTKTKYSQPDPVYPTEIAYVPMIRTHQNTYVPLPEQYYDAPKAPSPRPTKHRKTTVTPTHVTFHSTAAPEPAYHYQTYHPEQHAQVHEQHEQSHAPEHQQIQYQYVAQQPSGHGAEHETQYVYEKPMVNFVTPVPETPTHAHTHEEAYHQHQHHRQHQPPKKYPNFAEYHHHHMPPQQQEEEYLPEPKLVENYPSHKHTRVIYKSPSLKTELQQEALQHEHYHHQQQQQQHHEDVHHHHQQQQHQQQYILQEVYPSQASYFEDKSFVESVGPQATTDRSETASPHYNTEQVVAITQKPKRLYNYHAHSSSSGHHGSGSRGSRMAAGGSRSRSGSKASSKRDAAGSPAPYTEDEFRKVNKMVQRMKKKSRTTPADEGGMMTATAMSPTSPSPRMVA